The Vampirovibrio chlorellavorus genomic sequence AGCATTCCCCGGTGAGCTTTTTGGCGGCACGGTGTCCCAACCTGAAACGGGTGGTGGTGGCGGGGGATGGTCTCAATGATTATGCCCTGATGACCCTGGAGTCGGTGGTGAATGGTCGTGGACAACCCGTGGCGGTGGATCGGGTTCTGGTGGCCCGGGACAACGCTTTCGTGCAGCGTGTCTTACAAGAGGCACCCAATCCGTTGAAAGTCAGGATGGTGTCCCCCAGGCGGCACACCTTGTTTGAGTCCATCGCCGACCGGGTGGCGTCGGTGCCGCCGGATGAGGCCGCTGAACCGTCCAGCCTGCCGCAGGACGTGGCGGTTGTCACGGCGTAAAGCCACTGACTGGCTTATTGGTTCTAGAGGCAGAACGCCGGGTTGGTGCCGTGAATGGCCAGACAAATCGACAACCCTGAGGCAATGGCCGCTTGGGGATCGGCAACCTGCTGGCGGGTGCCTGCCACCTCAATGAACCCGGCCCCGGTTAAATGGGTCAGAAGTTCCTGAATGTGGGCGTTGAAGTCGCCCCGCTCAAAGCGGCCGTAATGGCGGTGCATCACAAAATAGATGCGTCCTCCCGGGGTCATTTGGCTTTTGAGGGCCTTTAAAATGCGGCTCATTTTATGGGAAGGCCAGTACATCACGCTGTTCACGGCCAGAATGTGATCGAACTTCCGGTTAAAATCGGGTAAGTCAGCCACATCGGCCTGTAAAAGCTGGACTTTGCCGCTTTGAATGGCTTTCTGATTCAGCTGGGTCGCCTTTTGCAGCATCAGCGGGGCGGGATCGATGCCGGTGATCCGGCTGACCGGGGTGCGCTTGACCAGTTCCCGGATGGCCTGGCCAGTGCCAAAGCCGATTTCAAGAACAGTTTCATTCGGTTGCACCTGCATTAAGTCTACCGCCCATTGATTGACCGACTCAAAAGTGGTTGATAAGCAGCTGGCCACAATCTCGCCATAGAAGCCGTCGGGCTTGGCCAGTTGGCCGAGGACGATTTTTGATTCGTCGATGAAGTTGGGGAAGGCAGGATTCGGCATCAGATTTACAGGCTTTGGCTGGAATTCCGCTTGCGTTTCGGTTAGGGGACGCTTTTTACTGGAATTCAGGGCATTATAGGGGAGCTGGAGCAAGCCCAACGGGCAAGTGCATGAAAGTTTAGCAAAAAACCGGGGACAGTTAAAATTCCCCGCCCCCGCCAGGGAAATCCGGGATGTCAAGGATATGTCAACCTGTGGGCTTGATGGGGCTTTGCCTCTGTGGGATGGTTATGTCGAAGCCGTTTTTTTAATCAGGGCGGGACGGTGGGAGACAGTTTGAGGCAGTCGCATTGGTGAGTTTCTGGCGGGGACGGTTTTTTTGCAGCTTAATGCTGGCGGCGGGACTCTGTCTGGGCTCTGCTCAGGCTCAGCAGACTATTTTTAACGTGCCTTCCGCGGACGTGACCCCCCAAGGGGAAATCTTTTTGCAGCATGAAAGCCAGTTCAGGATCTGGCGGCCCGGTCGCTTTCTCAACAGCACGGAGTATTCGGCTTTCGGGCTGGGTCACGGGACTGAGCTGGATGTGACCCTGTTTAACGTCAACGCCCCGGCTTCCGATAACATCACCCTGGGGGTGGGATTGAAGAAGATTGTGCCGCTATTCCCCAAAAAATTTCCCCGGCAGGAATTCAAACTGACTGTGGGCCAGCTGGTGCCGGTTTCCCTGCAAGGCCAGGGGGTCGGCAATTGGTCTTACGCCCACCTCAGCGCGCGGGCGCCCCGGTTGAAAACTCGGCTGGCGGTCGGGGTCAGTACGGGTACCCGGCAGATCTTCGGGCGCACCACGGTGGGGGCCATCGCCACTCTGGAGCAGCCGGTGACCAAGCGCTTGAGCTTGCAGGGCGACTGGTACTCGGGCACGCACGCCCTGGGCTTTTTGATTACCGGCTTCAGTTACGCCTTACCCTACAATACTGTGCTGTTTGGGGGTTATCAAATTCCCAATACGCCCCGATGTGGTCGGCAGGGCTTTGTATTTGAGTTCGCCAAATATGTGAAATAAGGCAAAGCACCCCGGAGAGGAGGCTTCTTCATTTCTGGGGCACTGGTTGGCTGGAGGGCCTCCGGCAGATTTTCAGGCCAGACCGTGCTATACTCTGGCCCAATTGTGAGGTTGTGTCGAAGGGAGTTGGCCGAGGCTATGACGATTGCGTCTCCATTGTGGACTGGGTTGGTGTTGGCCTGTGGGGCAGGCTTGGTTCTGCCTTTTATGACTGGCGGAAAGCCCGTCTGGCGTTGGCAGTGGACCGCCGCTCAGATCCAGCAGCTGGTTTGGGGGGGCAGTCTGCTTGGACTGGCGGCCCTTTTGGCCGTGGGCTTGCATCTGGCAGCGGCTCAAACTTTGGGGTTCGCCCTGGCTGGCTTTGCGGCCATGGCGCTGCTGTCCGGCTTGAGTCTGCCGGTGGGGGTGCCGGGGCTTTTGCTGGTGATAGTGGCGTTTTTTATAGGCGGGGCTGGCGATGCGCAGATCCCCATCCAGAATGTGCAGGCCTATTTGCTGGGCCTGCTGCTGGCTCAGCTGGCACTGTCTGAGGGCCCTTCTCCTGAGCGCTCCTCCCGCTGGCTGGAGTTTTTATGGCCCGCCATTTTTGGGGTGGGCTCGATCTGGATTGCTTTAACCAGCCCCCAGAATGGCTGGGCCAATCAGCAGGGGCTATTGTTGCTGTCCTTGGCCATCGCCGTGCTGTTACGAAGCGTTTCACTGTTTCCGGTCTTGTCCGAATCAAAAATACGGCAAGCCCTCTTTGTCTCTATCACCTCCGGCTTGCTGGCCTGGTTGGGCATTCAGAATGCGCTATTACAACCCAACCTGTCCCCCTGGGCCTTCCTGATTGCGGGCGGGAGCCTGTTGGGGTTTGGGTTAGCGGCGTTGGGGTCTGTATCCTCCTCTAAAATGGTCGGCATTCGGGCGATGCAGCTGCTGTTGTTGGGGCTGGCCACCTTGGTGGCCTCTCGACTGTTTGGTTCCACGGGTTGGCTGGTCTTGGCGGCCTCGCTGTTATCGGCCACGGGATCTGTGGCGGGCAAGGCGGCGGCAAGCAATCTCCAAACCGGTAGCGATGAACCGCCCGCTGGATTGTCTGTGGTCGGTCTGGCCAGTCTGTTTTTGGTGGGGCGGGTTTTATTGCAGACGTTTATTGTGCAGTTTAACCCCAACGTCACCGGCATTAACATTACCCATCCTTACGCCAGCGCGGCCCTGTATGTTGGATTTGCTGTTATGCTGCTGCTACCGTCATTGCTTAAAGCCACAAAGCCTGCTTCGGAAACACAGACCGCTTTGTCTCATGGGTTTTTACCCGTGGTTTTGGGGGCCATCGCTCTGTTGTCGGCGGGATTGGCCAACTATTTTTTACACGCCGAAGCCACTGGCAGCTTTTTGACTGCCTTGTGGGTCACGGGGATTGGCGTCACTCTGCTGGGCCCCTTTACCGATGAACAGAGCCGCTTTGTGCCGCTTCAGTTGGCTTTTCTCACCACGCTCATCTGTCTGTTGTCCCCGGAATTGATTGAAGCGGGCAATCTGGCTGAGAAGAACGAGAAACTGTGGGTGCTGACGGGGGCCTTTATCGTTTATAGTGCCTTAGCCCTGCTGATTCAGAAACAAGGCTCAGGGCGTCAGGCGGTACCAGTCGCGTGAAATCATACGATCGTTTCGGAAAACGCTGACCAGCACACTGTGTTGGTTGGGCTGCCGGGTTGTTCGCAGAATACGGGCTGACTGCATGACCTGTTTTCCCTGAAAGGCCAACGACAGGGTGTTTCCGTTTTCAGTCACGGCAATGCGCAGGGCCTGAGGCTGGTTGTTTTTGAACTTTAAATCAGCGCCGCCGTACCACACCGTGGCATCCAGCCCTGGCGGCACGCTGTGGATGGTTCGCAAGTGGGGTACCCGTTGCTCAATGGGCAGATTGGCTTTCAAGGCCAACTGGTATAAAGCCGATGACAGCAGGCAAATGCCGCCGCCCACCGTGCTGGGGCTTTCACCACCTAGATAAGAGGGAGCAGCCTGATAACCTCGGGCCTTGGTGCGGGGGCCTACCGAGCGGTTGAAGGAAAAGCTCTGTCCCGCAGGGATGATGACCCCGTTGAGGTGGCGGATGGCCGTACGCAGGTTGTTTTTTTGCGCCGGTGACAGGCTTTGTACGGAGAGTTGCTGCTGAGCCACCGGCTGGGCAAAGGGATTGCCCCACCAGCACAGGGCCAGTAGGGTGATGGGCACACTCCACAGACCAAGGCGCTGAAAGAGCTGTTTTGTGACAGATAGACCTTTAGGTTGCGATTTAGCAGGCAGCAAGGGGGTTACTCCACGACCTGAATGCTATCCAGCGCGGAGTAAGCCTTGACCCGCTGGCTGTACATCCCCTCCAGCTTGACTGGGTTCATCTGGAAGGTGCCGGGCAGCTCCATGCGCACCAGGGCGTGGAACTCCGATTTCCCGGCGGGAACGCTATTGGCGAACATGACCACCCGATCGTCCAGAATATCCTGATGGGCCCACCACCAGTTGCCCCAGTCACCCGAGAACTGGCCTTCCTCGTCAGATTCCTGTAGCAGAGATTCCCGTGGGTCATTGGAAATCACCTCGCCCCCGCTGGGCAAAGCTGCTTCCAATAGTACATAGGGCAGTGCCACTGGCGTGTTGACCGTCACTTTCATTAGTACCGTTTCCCCGGCCCGAACCTGATTGCCGGACAGGGGGTACATTTTAAAGCGCATGGTGCCGTTGGGGCCCACCGGTTCCGCTTGAATGCGGAAGAATTTCCGCTGGATGCTGAGCCCTTGGGGCATGGCCACTTGCGGGACTTGGGCACCCGGTTGTAGTGCTTGCCAGTAGGTCAGGACGGTGCTGTAGAACAACTCGCCGGGGCCTTCCTTGCGCAGGCTGATGAAGGTCGGGTGCTGTTGGGCTAGCGCGACCCGGGTGGTGAACTCTGGATCGTACAATTGGGCCTGAGTGAAAGCACGGGCTTCCGTCCACAAGTTGGAGGTGGCTGTGAAATTGGGCGGCTGGTTACTGCGCAGGGCCAGCGTTTTTTCCAGCAGGGCCTTGAGTACCAGCGCAGTGGTTTTGGTGTTGTCCCAACCGTCCTTGCCCCGTTGCAGCATCAACCAGCGCTCAATGGCGGCCAGGGTGTCCGGCGCAACCGTGGCATAAGGTCGCATGGCCAGGGTGGCCCTCAGGCCCAGCGCTGTGGCTTCCGTTCCGGTGAAGCGATAGGTGTAATCGGCAGAATCAAAGCCCAGTTTTTTGCCCATTGGGGCGGTGTGATCCCAGCTCATCGTGTCGGCGCTGTGATCGGCCAGACGGTTCAGGGCGGCGAAGCTCTGCAGAGCGGCAGCGGTGTCTTGCTGCTTGACAAAGGCCAGCGTCAGGTAGCTCAGGGCTTCCGGGGTGGCCTTGGGAACCTGACTGAGAACGAACTGGCGGGTTTGGGCATCGGTTTTTTGACCGTACAAGGCCAGCACCTGCTGCAGGTAGGCTAAATCGGTGAATCGCTCTGCTTGTAAAATGCGCTCAGAGGCCAGTTTGGGGTCGGCCAACTGGTGTGCCAACTTTTTGGCTTTGGCTTGCATCCACTTGAGGCCATCGGCTTGCCACTGATCCGGCAAAATGTGCCAATCAACTGGCATGTTGAGCTGCTTCAGCGTGGCCAGACCCTCCATGACATAGGCGGTCATGGCAGGGTCGCTTTCCCCGTATTGCCACCAGCCCCAGCCGCCATCCGGATTGTGGGCGTCTTTCAACTTGCCCAGGGCTTTCAGGCTGACTTGCCGGAATTTTTCCTGCTGGGCTTGAGAGAGGGGGAGATTTAATTGCTGACTGAGCTGGACGGCCACCATGGAGGGCACCAGACGGCTCATGGTTTGCTCCGTGCAGCCGTAGGGATAGTCGATCAGGCTGTCAAAACTCCCCAAAACCGGCCCAATGGTGGAACCGGCCACCGACAGGATGACTTGGGCCAATCGGGGATCGGTATTGGGTGGGAGTTTCAGTGGGATTTCCACCGCCTCCACGGGTTTTGGCAATTGCCCGCTGTGGGCTTCACTTACCTCAACGCCCAAGGGATGGATGGGTACTTGCAGTTCCAGGGCATCCCCGGCGGTTTGCCCAACGGCTTTGATGGCTACAGTGCCCTGTCCCGGTGTTTTGATTGTGACCGGCCATTCGTAACGGCTGGCCTTGTCCGCTTGGATGGTCAGCTTTTGGCTGAGGGCCTGCCGAGTCTCAAACTGGGATGAGGGGTTCAGCGTGAGTGCCACCGTTTGGGGCTGCTGGGTGTAGTTATGCACAATGGCGGTCAGTCGGGCCTGATCGTGCTGGGTGTAAAAGCGGGGCAAGGCTAGCCGTACGATCAGATCCTGAGTGGCAATGACCTTGGAGAGAGCAGCGCCCACATCGGTCTGCGCGGTGATCCCCCGCACGGTGGCCCGCCAGGTGGTTAAATTATCCGGCAACTGTATGGTAGCCTTGGCCAGGCCCTGAGCATCGGTTTTTAGAACCGGTTGCCAACCGGCCACATCCCGAAAATCCTTGCGCACCTTGGGCTCAATTTTATCCGGCCCCGCGGAGTACTCTTCCGGGAAGGAGGACAGGGTGAGGACCGAGTTGTAAATTCTGGGGTAAAAGAATTTGCGGATGTCTTCGGCGGCATCGGGGCGAATGGCGTAGATGCTTTCATCCACCACCCCCAGGGAGACCTCGGTGTTGGGGGCTGGCTGGCCGTTGGGGTACTTGGCGGTAATGGTGTAGGTGGCTTTCTCCCCCGGCTGGTAACGGGCCTTGTCCGGGGTGACCGTCAGGTTTAAAAAATGCTGGGCCGGGGAGACCATGGCCATTTCCGACTGGTTGTAAAACTGGTGCTTGGGGCCCACAAAGGTGGCCGTCACGTACACATTGGGGGCGTAATCGCCGCTTAGCGGGATTTCCACCACTTTGGCCGTGGCGTCCATGGGCACCACTTGCAGAGTGTGAATTTTACTGCCTTCCACGGCCACAATGGCCTGCCCCTTTTCTTTCCCGCTGACGGGGGCTGTAATCAGAGCCTTGGCCACTTCGCCGGGTTGGTAAATCTTTTTATCCAACTTCAGAGAAAAAGCCTCCTGCTGGGCCTGTTGCCCTTCTCGGACATAAGGTTGGTTGGGGCTGGCAATCCACAGGCTGCTTTGATCGTAAATGGTATGCCCGTGATCATCGCTGGCTCTGGCCGTCAGGTAGTAGTTGTCGCTGAAGTACTGATCGGTGGTGGGCAGGGTCACCGCCGCTTTGCCCTGGGCATTGGTGGTGGCTGAAACGGTGCCCAGGACGCTGGTGCCCCGGTACTCCTGCTTGACCCGATCCCAGTTCCAGCGCATCAGGGAGACGGAAATGGCCCGATGGGCCACCGGTTGCCCGTTGTAATAGACGGCATTCAGTTCCGCTTGCACCGGCTCTCCGGCCCGTGTGACTGATTGCTTGGGTTGCACAAACAGGGTGAAATCTCCGGCCACCACCGATTGCGATCCGCTGCCCACCACGGCCATGCGACTGAGGTCGGTGACTTCCGCCTGAATGGTGTAGCGACGATCCAGATAATCCAGACTGTAAGGCTCATTGGGATCAATCTTCATGGGCTGGGTGGGGAAGTCAATCAGCGCTTCCCCGGTGGCGTCCGTCTGGGCAAAGCCTTCCGTAATGTAGTCTCCGGCGTAGCTCAGGTCTTCAAACACCCCGTCATCGTTGTCCCAGTCATCAAAGTAGCCGTAGTAATCCGGGCGAGGCATCAGGCCAAAGCGGGATGACCAGTCGGTGCTGGCGTAAACGGTGTATTTCACCCGGGCGTTGGTGACGGGAGCCCCGAAGTAGTAATTGGCCCGAATGCGGGCCTCGGCTCGGTCCCCGGCCACCAGCCGGGGTTGCAGGGGCAGAACGTCTACCTGATATTCCGGCTTGCGGTATTGGGCCACCTCAAAGCGCTCGTAGGATTCGCTACCATCCGGGTAAGTAATGGTGAGCTGGTACGCACCGGTTTTGCCGTCTTTGGGCACTTGGTAAAGTCCATGGAAGGTGCCGTGATCGTTGGTATTCACCCGACCTTCCCAGAGTTTGGTGTTGTCCGGGTCCTCAATGCGCAGGCCCAGGCTCATACCGGCCTTGGGCGTCTGGAAACCGCTGGCCGTTTTCAGGCGGGAAATCCCCTTGAAGTAAACGGTTTGCCCCAGCCGGTAAATAGGCCGTTCGGTATAAAAGTAGGTGCTGTAGTTATCCCGGGCGTCGTTCCAGAAGCCGATGCCCCCAAAGGCCCGGTTTTTGGCTTGCGTGCCGATGGCCAGCCAGTTGTAGTTGCTTTCCCGCTTGCGGGCGTTGGGCACGGGAAAGGAAGCAATCCCCTGAGCGTTGGTTTTACCCTGACCCAGGCGGGCCAACTGCGGGTGATCCCGATCCAGCAGTTGAATTTGGGCGTTGGGCACCGGTTGCAGGGTGTTTAAATCGATGGCCCGCACCCAGGTCTGATCCACGGCCTGTTTGACGATGAGGCCCAGATTGCTGACGCTGAACCACATCACGTTCCAGTCCGACTTTTGCTTCAGATTGCTGACTTCCGCCACCAGCAAATATTCGCCGGGGGGCAGGGGCTCATTCAGTTTGAATTCGGCGTGGGACCAGTCCTGATAATCCCGCTCCAGCTTTCGGCTGAGGGTTTTTAGCGGCGTTTCGTTCTTAAAGAGAACACCGCTGTTTTTTTGGTAAGGCTTGTACAGGGAGAGGTCGGCACTGAAGTCCATGCCATTCTGGCGGCTGTTTTGCAGTAGGCTGAGCATGTCCTTGCGATAAATGCGCACGGTGGCCTGATCGCTGCCCATGGCGTTCAGCCAGAAGTGGGGGACCTCCTTGCCGGTAAAGACCCGGGTGTTGCTGGCAATGTTGACGCTGGGTTCCAGAATGGCCAAATGCACGGCGTCCTTGAGTTGGGTGGTTTTGGCCTCATCCACGAACAGGCCTTGCTCATCGGTGGTGGAAAAGCCGGGGGCCCGCACGGTCAGGCTGTATTCCCCCACCGGAAGCTGGTTGATTTTAAAAGTGCCATCCGGCTTGACCCATACCCCCCGCTCCACCAGCGTGCCGCCCCGTGGGCCCACGGCCAGGGCGTAAACCTTGTTGCCCTTGATGTCGTAGCTGCTTAACTGGAAGCCTTCCTGCTCCAGATCGATTTTTCCGGCCAGGCTGCCAGTGGGTTTCTCCAGACCAATGGCGATGGCCCCGCCCGCAAATAACAGGGCGACCACGCTGACGCTGAGGAGAACGCTTTGGTTGGGCTTATTGGTAAACATCGGCAACAATCCTGTACAGCTGAAACTTTTCGTTGGGGGCAATGCCCGCTTTTAGCTTGGCCTGCACCAGCATATAGTTGGCATCTCTGGCTTCTCCGGGCAGCATGACCCCAGCCTTCCCTCCCTGACGCACCATCAGGCCATCCCGCAGGGGGTTGATAGCCGCTAGCCGGTTGACGGGTTGCAGGGCCTTAACCACCGTGACCTGTGGCTGGAGCAGGGGCCACTCGCTTTCGCGGATGGGCGGATAGCGATACTCCTTGCTCAGGGCCCCCAACGTGGCGTACACGGTGGCCTCGGACACGGTTTTATACTGCGGGTAGGCGGATCCCCAGCAGGCCCGGGGTTTGCCATTGCGGCTCAGGGTGACAAAAACCCCCCGTGGTTTGGAGTAGCGCTCATTCAGTCGGGAGCTGAGGGCTAAAGCGTTCCATTGGGCGCTTGGTGAATGGTTACTGAAGTACACCTGTCCCGTTTTCTGCACCAGTTGGGTGGGGGTCAGGGTGTCCGCATGTGCCAGTCCGCAGAGCAGGCTCATCAGCAGACCAAGAACCAGGCTCTGCCTCGTCCGCATTGAACTTCCCCTGAGGCTGACCGGCGGGTCATTGCCCCTTCGTCCCTTTGGCAATGGAATTTTCTCTCCTAACCCGTACAATAGGCATCAACATCCACTGGCCAAGACGCCCTTCGATTTGAGCGAGGATGAAATGCACGATTATTTTACCAGCTCCAGCCTATCCCGGCGCGATTTTTTAAAGGGCTTGGCCCTGACTGCCGCGGCGCTGGTTCTGCCATCCGCAATCCGGTGGCCTGAAGGGCAAGCGGTGGAGCCTGTTACTCCCTTTTGGTGGTGTGCGTTGCGAGATGGCAAGCCCCATGGTTCCAATCATCCGGGGAATTGCTTTGGGCTGCCCGGTTCCTTAATGAAGCTGGTGGCGGCCACGGCCTTGCTGGAGGAACGCTTGCTCTCTTCCGATCAGCTCTTGGAGTGTCGAGGAACCTTGCGGATTAAGGGGCAGTTGTATCGTTGCCAGCATGCCCATGGAAAAATCAACATGCGGCAGGCCTTGGCGGCTTCCTGCAATATCTACTTCGCTCAGGCGGCGGAAGTGTTGAGTACCCGGCGGTTTTTGCAATACGCTGAGGCCTTTCAGCTCAATCGACCCACCGGCCCCAGCCGGGAAAGCGCTTATCTATTTCCCTCGGCCACGGCATTGACGCACTCGTCCCAGCTGTATGTGCTGGGTCTGGCCAAGCCCATGCAGCCCAGCGCCGCACAACTCTTGCGGATGACCCGGCACATTGCTTTACGCGATATCCAAGGCTTTCAGCCAGCCACCTGGCGCATCTTGCAAAGCGGCATGCGTTCAGCGGTCACGCAGGGAACGGCCCGACAACTGGACCCGCACAATCGTTGGCGGGTGGCCGCCAAAACCGGCACCACGCCATCCGGGGAGTTTTATCAGTCCTGGGTGATGGGCTTTTTCCCCATTGAAAAGCCAGTGGTGGCTTTTTGCGGACGGGCGTTGAGCGGGACTGCCAAGGACGCCGCTGTGCCCGCGGCTCGCCAGTGGTTGCAGCAGGCCCCCTGGGCTTCGGTGTAAGGTGGCCTCTGGGAACGATGGTTGAACCGACAGTGCAGAACTTAAAATGGAGCAGCTTTAAATTGATTCTGCCATGGCGCGTTCTGTTGGCCACCGGGTGGTGCATTGCTCTGCTGACCGGCTCAGTCGAGGCTGCCCTGCCCTCACAGGTTCGGGTTCGTCTGTTTGAAGCCCACCCCACGGTTCAGGCCTTTCGGTTGCAAGGAGCCCTGCGGATTCAGGGCGGCGCTGGCTCCTCCGTGCCAGCATCGGTACTGACTGTGGGGCAGTCGCAGGGACGCCTTTGGGCCCGCTGTGGACCTCGGCAGAGCCTGTGTTATCGGGGTGCCCGGTTGACCGTTCAAGCTATGGGAGGGCAGCCCATTCAAGTGACCGCCCTGCACGGAGACCGGTCCCTGCCCGCCCGGCGCTACAGCGGACCGTTGACGTTTGTGATCCAGCAAGGGCGGTTGAGGGTGTTCAATACCCTGCTCGCTCGGCATTATGTGGCCGTGGTTATTTCCAGTGAAACCGGGCCTGGTTGGCCGTTGGAAGCCCTGAAGGCGCAGGCGGTTCTCACTCAAACCCGGCTGAGCCGGTACAAGCCCGGAGATGTGTTGGGGGACTCCACCCAGCAGGAGGTATATCTGGGAGAGGCTTACCGGAAACCCAACGCCGAACAGGCGGTGCGGGCGGTGTGGGGACAGACTTTGACTTCCAATGGGCAGGCCATTCAGCCGTATTACCATGCCAGTTGTGGTGGACACACCAGCCATCTTCGATGGTTTGCCGGGCAGGCAATGCCGTCGGGGCAGGTGGACGGGGTGATTTGTCCCTATTGCGCCAAGGCCCCTTTTGCCCAGACCACGGTGTCTGTACTTAATGCGGCCCAGTGGCAGTCGGTTTACCCGAACAGCATTCCGAAAAAAGCCCCTTTGGCAGAAAGTATGCCCACAGTCACTCAGGTGGATGCCAGTGGTCGGCCCCTGCAGGTGCAGGTGGGGGCGCAGCGGTTGAGCGGCTATCAGTTTTGGCTTCGGCTGGGTCAGCGGTTGGGCTGGGATAAGCTACCCGGCACCCGTTTTCAGCTTCAGGCCTTGCCTAACGGTCGACTTCGCCTCAGCTCTACCGGTGCGGGTCATGGGGTGGGGCTGTGCCAGTGGGGCGCCGCAGAAATGGCCCGGCAAGGCCAGCGCTATAATCAAATCCTGAAATTCTACTTCCCGCAGGCCCGGCTGAGTGGGCGTTAACCTTTGTGGTCTTTAACCTTTGCCATGAAGTTCGTGAACCTTCTTGGAGAGCCAGCGCAGGCTCTCATCCGCCAGTGTATTGGCCCCGCTGGACAGGGCCAGCTGAAAATTCTGGATGGCTTGGGCCCATTGGCCCTGACTTTCACAGAGTTGCCCCAATTGGGTGTAAAACTGGGCCTGCCACAGAGCGGATCGGTTCTGAATGGAGAGGCTGAGCCCCTGCTGGGCGTAGCGTTGCGCCTGTGGCCAGTTCTTCAGGTGGCGCTGTAGTTTGCAGAGGCG encodes the following:
- a CDS encoding class I SAM-dependent methyltransferase — translated: MPNPAFPNFIDESKIVLGQLAKPDGFYGEIVASCLSTTFESVNQWAVDLMQVQPNETVLEIGFGTGQAIRELVKRTPVSRITGIDPAPLMLQKATQLNQKAIQSGKVQLLQADVADLPDFNRKFDHILAVNSVMYWPSHKMSRILKALKSQMTPGGRIYFVMHRHYGRFERGDFNAHIQELLTHLTGAGFIEVAGTRQQVADPQAAIASGLSICLAIHGTNPAFCL
- a CDS encoding VanW family protein — encoded protein: MPITLLALCWWGNPFAQPVAQQQLSVQSLSPAQKNNLRTAIRHLNGVIIPAGQSFSFNRSVGPRTKARGYQAAPSYLGGESPSTVGGGICLLSSALYQLALKANLPIEQRVPHLRTIHSVPPGLDATVWYGGADLKFKNNQPQALRIAVTENGNTLSLAFQGKQVMQSARILRTTRQPNQHSVLVSVFRNDRMISRDWYRLTP
- a CDS encoding MG2 domain-containing protein — protein: MFTNKPNQSVLLSVSVVALLFAGGAIAIGLEKPTGSLAGKIDLEQEGFQLSSYDIKGNKVYALAVGPRGGTLVERGVWVKPDGTFKINQLPVGEYSLTVRAPGFSTTDEQGLFVDEAKTTQLKDAVHLAILEPSVNIASNTRVFTGKEVPHFWLNAMGSDQATVRIYRKDMLSLLQNSRQNGMDFSADLSLYKPYQKNSGVLFKNETPLKTLSRKLERDYQDWSHAEFKLNEPLPPGEYLLVAEVSNLKQKSDWNVMWFSVSNLGLIVKQAVDQTWVRAIDLNTLQPVPNAQIQLLDRDHPQLARLGQGKTNAQGIASFPVPNARKRESNYNWLAIGTQAKNRAFGGIGFWNDARDNYSTYFYTERPIYRLGQTVYFKGISRLKTASGFQTPKAGMSLGLRIEDPDNTKLWEGRVNTNDHGTFHGLYQVPKDGKTGAYQLTITYPDGSESYERFEVAQYRKPEYQVDVLPLQPRLVAGDRAEARIRANYYFGAPVTNARVKYTVYASTDWSSRFGLMPRPDYYGYFDDWDNDDGVFEDLSYAGDYITEGFAQTDATGEALIDFPTQPMKIDPNEPYSLDYLDRRYTIQAEVTDLSRMAVVGSGSQSVVAGDFTLFVQPKQSVTRAGEPVQAELNAVYYNGQPVAHRAISVSLMRWNWDRVKQEYRGTSVLGTVSATTNAQGKAAVTLPTTDQYFSDNYYLTARASDDHGHTIYDQSSLWIASPNQPYVREGQQAQQEAFSLKLDKKIYQPGEVAKALITAPVSGKEKGQAIVAVEGSKIHTLQVVPMDATAKVVEIPLSGDYAPNVYVTATFVGPKHQFYNQSEMAMVSPAQHFLNLTVTPDKARYQPGEKATYTITAKYPNGQPAPNTEVSLGVVDESIYAIRPDAAEDIRKFFYPRIYNSVLTLSSFPEEYSAGPDKIEPKVRKDFRDVAGWQPVLKTDAQGLAKATIQLPDNLTTWRATVRGITAQTDVGAALSKVIATQDLIVRLALPRFYTQHDQARLTAIVHNYTQQPQTVALTLNPSSQFETRQALSQKLTIQADKASRYEWPVTIKTPGQGTVAIKAVGQTAGDALELQVPIHPLGVEVSEAHSGQLPKPVEAVEIPLKLPPNTDPRLAQVILSVAGSTIGPVLGSFDSLIDYPYGCTEQTMSRLVPSMVAVQLSQQLNLPLSQAQQEKFRQVSLKALGKLKDAHNPDGGWGWWQYGESDPAMTAYVMEGLATLKQLNMPVDWHILPDQWQADGLKWMQAKAKKLAHQLADPKLASERILQAERFTDLAYLQQVLALYGQKTDAQTRQFVLSQVPKATPEALSYLTLAFVKQQDTAAALQSFAALNRLADHSADTMSWDHTAPMGKKLGFDSADYTYRFTGTEATALGLRATLAMRPYATVAPDTLAAIERWLMLQRGKDGWDNTKTTALVLKALLEKTLALRSNQPPNFTATSNLWTEARAFTQAQLYDPEFTTRVALAQQHPTFISLRKEGPGELFYSTVLTYWQALQPGAQVPQVAMPQGLSIQRKFFRIQAEPVGPNGTMRFKMYPLSGNQVRAGETVLMKVTVNTPVALPYVLLEAALPSGGEVISNDPRESLLQESDEEGQFSGDWGNWWWAHQDILDDRVVMFANSVPAGKSEFHALVRMELPGTFQMNPVKLEGMYSQRVKAYSALDSIQVVE
- a CDS encoding AMMECR1 domain-containing protein; translation: MRTRQSLVLGLLMSLLCGLAHADTLTPTQLVQKTGQVYFSNHSPSAQWNALALSSRLNERYSKPRGVFVTLSRNGKPRACWGSAYPQYKTVSEATVYATLGALSKEYRYPPIRESEWPLLQPQVTVVKALQPVNRLAAINPLRDGLMVRQGGKAGVMLPGEARDANYMLVQAKLKAGIAPNEKFQLYRIVADVYQ
- a CDS encoding penicillin-binding transpeptidase domain-containing protein, producing the protein MSEDEMHDYFTSSSLSRRDFLKGLALTAAALVLPSAIRWPEGQAVEPVTPFWWCALRDGKPHGSNHPGNCFGLPGSLMKLVAATALLEERLLSSDQLLECRGTLRIKGQLYRCQHAHGKINMRQALAASCNIYFAQAAEVLSTRRFLQYAEAFQLNRPTGPSRESAYLFPSATALTHSSQLYVLGLAKPMQPSAAQLLRMTRHIALRDIQGFQPATWRILQSGMRSAVTQGTARQLDPHNRWRVAAKTGTTPSGEFYQSWVMGFFPIEKPVVAFCGRALSGTAKDAAVPAARQWLQQAPWASV
- a CDS encoding SpoIID/LytB domain-containing protein, yielding MILPWRVLLATGWCIALLTGSVEAALPSQVRVRLFEAHPTVQAFRLQGALRIQGGAGSSVPASVLTVGQSQGRLWARCGPRQSLCYRGARLTVQAMGGQPIQVTALHGDRSLPARRYSGPLTFVIQQGRLRVFNTLLARHYVAVVISSETGPGWPLEALKAQAVLTQTRLSRYKPGDVLGDSTQQEVYLGEAYRKPNAEQAVRAVWGQTLTSNGQAIQPYYHASCGGHTSHLRWFAGQAMPSGQVDGVICPYCAKAPFAQTTVSVLNAAQWQSVYPNSIPKKAPLAESMPTVTQVDASGRPLQVQVGAQRLSGYQFWLRLGQRLGWDKLPGTRFQLQALPNGRLRLSSTGAGHGVGLCQWGAAEMARQGQRYNQILKFYFPQARLSGR